The Mucilaginibacter rubeus genomic interval GTGAAGTTATTGGCTTCCATGATATCAAGCAAGGCCTTCTCAAGCGTTATATCCTGATCAATTACAAAGGGCAAACCAATGCGCTCAATAAGGCGCGCGGCAAACGCATTAACTTCCTGTTGCAAAGTGGCTTCGTTTTCGCCAAAAGCGCTCAAACGCAAACGTACCTGGCCTAACTTAGGCAGGTATGCCAGTTTAATATGCGGCGGTAAATCGTTTTCAATATCCACTATGCGTTCGGCCAAAAATGATTCACCTTCACCAACAGTTAGCAATGTTTTATGAATAATAGTCGGAAATTTAAGTGTAGCCTTAAGCTTTGGCAGCACCTGTTCTTCCATCATATACATCATTTCAAACGGCACGCCCGGCATCGACACATAGATCACCCCATTATGGTTAAACCACATACCCGGAGCTGTGCCATTTTCGTTAAGCACTATTTCGCAGTTGGCCGGAACAAGAGCCTGCTGTTTGTTTACTTCAAGCAGCGGACGGTTATATTTAGCAAAAATACGTTCTACATTGACCAGGGCTTCTTTATTTTCAACCAGATCAACGTCAAAATACTCTGCTAATGTTTTTTTGGTGATATCATCTTTTGTAGGACCAAGGCCTCCGGTAATAAAAATCACATTGGCCCGGCTTGCCGCCTCGGCCAGCGCTTTCAGGATATGTTCCCGGTCGTCGCTTATTGATGAGATCTGTTTTACCCTAAGCCCTATCTTGTTAAGTTCGGTAGCCATCCAGGCCGAATTCGTATCAACAATTTGTCCGATAAGTATTTCGTCGCCGATGGTAATTATTTCTGCCAGCATTTTTATATTAATAAAAAGATGATTGGGGATTGTAATCGCTTCTCTTGCTCAGCTTCAAATCCTGCAAAATAGATGCTTTCACCTTTAAAGTTACGTTATACATTTTATATACCCCAAACGGAATCCACTGAAACGCCATGTCCCAGCAATGCAGATCCCGGTATATGGAAAACGACGTAGCGCTGGCAAATTTAGCCGCTTTTATATCATAAGTGGTAGTATACTGGATCTTCCACTTTTGCGTAAGGTTTACGTCGCCCGAGATCTGGAGCGTATTACTTGTGTTTTTATTATTCAGATAGTTTTGATAGCTGAAACTATAGTTCAATGATATATTCCACGGCACATTAAAATCCACATAAGCATTCGGGTCGCTATTCACCAATGCCAATCGTTGCGCCTGGCTGGTATTCATGGTTGCAATGGTATTCAGCGCCGCATTACCCGGGGTTGCCTTGGTTGAATTTAAGCTACCGCCCATTGAGATATTCAAACCTGTTAAAGTTGGAAATTTACCATCCTGCCAGGCATACCTGTTTATGTAACGGCTTGTTTTTACGATGGTGTTATTGGAAATAGAATCGCTAACCTTGGTAACATAAGGGCTAAATACTCCCGAAAAGCTAATACTCAGCTTTTGATTAAAGATTGCCGTGTGACCCGAAAACGAGATATCCGACAATTTCATTGAATCTGCCGCGAAATTGTAAAAGGTAGAGAATGATAAACCCTGCAAAATCGTGATCTTACGGTCGGTACCGGAGGTATCCGAGCTTTTCGCTTTCACTTTTGCCTCTATCGTGTTATCAACCGAGAAGTTCAAACCCGCCTGTTTACCGGCCGAAGGCCCGCCGTAAACGCCGTTTTGGAAAATAGAATACTTTTGATAAGTGTACGGATATGGCACTGTAGCAGTACTTACAGCGGTTTTGTAATATCCAAAGCTTGGGTCGCTGAAGTCGGGGCGATAACTGAAACTTATCGACGGCGTAGCCACGTGCCTGATGGCTTTCAGGTTACCATGCTTAAAGTTCATGGTAGCATATAATTTGGTTGATAAGCCGGTACTGATGCTGTATTCCCCAGCGCGCTTAAAGCCCGGAACAGTATCAATAACTAACTGGTTTGATCCGGCAATACTTCCCCTTTCAAACCTTTCATTAATGCTTTGAAAATACCAGCGTTCGGTATAGTTGATGCTGTTATTAAACTGAAAGTACTTAAACACGTTTAGGCCTAAACTAACCGGAATGGTATGCTGGAAACCATTTTGCAACCTTTTCGATAAGGTTTCGCTCTTGAACAACTGGGCCTCCGGGATATCGTTCAGTTTGTTGGTACCTACCAGGTTGTAGCTGACTGTAATTTTCTGATACCACTTTTGTTCGCCTACCCTGTCTTTTGAATCGAATGGGTTTATTGACGACATACCAAACGCTATGGTAGGCAACTCGATGTTTACCGTTTTACGCGCTATGTCCTGGCTATGCGAAATACCGATACTTAAGTTAAATGGTGTACCGGCCCAGGTTTTACCATACGCGATACTTGAACGCAAACTACTTTGGGCAAGCGCGGTTGGGTTATAATTAGTTGCCGATGGCGTATTCCTGAAGAAGCCTGAAGTACCCGCATCAACCGAAGCACTGAATGTTGAACCAGGGTTAGCATTGGCATCCTGCACGTGCGACCAGTAAATATGCGCATCCTTAGTAGCCGGATCGCCTTCCAGGCCATAATTGTGCGATCCAAAGCTCAACGTTACGTTACCGGTATACTTATACCGTTTTAAGTAACGGGCAGTGCTGCTTAACTCGTACGAGCCTTTTGAATAAATAGAGCCGGTTGTGGTTAAATCCAAATAATCATTTATACCGATATAATATCCAAGTCCTTTAAGATAAAAGCCGAGCGTATTGTCCTCGCCAAAGGTTGGCAAAATAACACCCGATGTCCTGGTATCCGGCTTTGGGAAAAAGCCGAAAGGTATCCCAAGCGGCAATGGTATCCCCTCAATTTCAAGGTAGGCCGGGCCGGATATGATACGTTTCTTTTCGCCTATACCACGGGTTATTACTATACCAAAATGCGTATCGGGATAAGGCAAATCGCAGGTACTGAAAATTACGTTGCGGTATGCCACCTCATCATCATTAAGCTTTTTGGCCTGTCCGCCAGAAATAAAGTTCCCTTCCTGCTCGGATGCTGGGTTGTAGATCTTTACTTTTTTAGTTTGATAGTTAAATAGTAAAGAGTCGGACGCAACCGGCTTATCCGTTTTTTGCTTCATGATAGGCCTGCGGATATATTGGTGCGTACGCGGATCTATGCTACCACTTGCAAAAACAAGGTGATTTTTTTCGTCGACCCTAATATAATCTGCATCAAGCTCAAAATCCTCGTAGGTTACACGGGCTTTGCCATAAAAGTAATTGATCTGGTTCTCTCTGTCCGAGTAGATCGAATCTTCGGCGGTTGCTTTTATTTCCGACTGAATCCCGCTTTTGTTTTTCTTTGTGGTATCATTGCCAGGTAAAGAATTTACCGGTTTACCGTTTCTAAGTGGCGTAATTGAGCCGGATTTTTTACCTTTAAGAAGTTTCTTATCACGAAGCGAATCAAGTTTGATAATAGTATCCCTTAAAGGTCTGCCGTTGTGGCTGCCATTTAAAATGGTACCAGCATTAGCAAGGCCGTTTACTATTAATATAATTGCAAGCAGAAAAAAAAAGGTTATGAATTTCAAAATTGATTATGAATAGTATTTTTGCAGATATAGTTAACAGCGTTCAAAAATAATGAAAAATAAGGCATTGAAAAGATTGATTTATAGTTTGTGGGTATTGCTGGTTCTCCTTTCATTTTTTCCTTTTAAATCATACAGTTCTAATTTAACTAATAGTGTTCCCCCTCAGTCGGATACTGTTGTTAACAGCACCGGTTTTAAGATCAAAACCATTATTATCGACCCAGGGCATGGTGGCAAACCATCAGCGTCTACAGGTCATTATTCGCATGGTGCGTCGGGCTCATATTCGTCAGAAAGGAATGTAACGCTGGCTATTGGCTTTAAATTGCAGGCCGCTATAGAAAAAGAATTGACCGGCGTTAAAGCTGTGATGACCCGTACTACCGAAGATGATGTTTCGTTTGAGCGCCGGGCCGAAATAGCAAACGAAAACAAGGGACAGCTTTTTATATCGCTCCACTGTAACTCATTATCTGACAGAACCGTTCGCGAAAAAGTGGGCACTAAACGTCATAAAGCCGTTTACCGCACGGTAAGAGTACCCGACCGTTCGGGCAAAGGTGTGCTGATTTTGGTTTACGGATTGCACCGTACCCGCGAGGAAGAAAGCGCTATTCAGAAAAATCAGGTTGGCGAGGAAAGTGAACTTGATGGCGGCGCATTGGATCCTAACGACCCGATGACCATTATTTTAACTAACGAGTACAAAAGGAAATTCCGTCAGCAAAGTATTAAACTGGCTACTTTAATAAATGGCGAGTTTACTGATACCGACGGAAGGCGCAGTGAGGGTATCAGGGAGCAAGGTATTTACGTGCTTTGTCACAGCGCAATGCCATCGGTACTGGTTGAAACCGGCTATATCAACAACCCGGATGATGAGAAATACCTCAACTCGGAAGATGGGCAAAACGAAATTGTGGCCTCAATTATCCGCGCATTAACAAGCTATAAAAAAGAAATGGAACAGGTTGCGCAATAATTATAAAGCTAAACTGTTACCTTCTACGTAAATAAAACGTACATAATAAAACATATAAACCTTTTTGCAGGTTTATAACCTTAAACACAATTAACGCATAAACTCTACTTAATGAAAATCTCTAACGAAACAAAAATTGGTGCACTTACGGCCATTGCAATTACTATACTCATATTAGGTTACAGTTATTTACGCGGTAATGATATTTTTTCGGGATCAAATAAATACTACGCTATCTATAATAGTGTTGAAGGCCTTACCGTTTCAAAACCTGTTTTGGTAAACGGCTTCCAGATAGGACGCATCTCTAAAATGCAACTTCAGCCTGACGGGCGTACCGTGGTTGAATTTAAAATTGAACCGGATGTAGTTGTACCTAAAAATACGCTTGCTAAACTTGAAAGTACCGATTTGTTAGGCAGCAAAGCCATAGTTTTTGAGTTAGGGAATAGCAATGTACCCGCCGAAGATAAAGACACACTTAAAGCCGATATTCAGGGTAGCCTTGCAGAAAGCCTGCAACCAATACAAAAAAAGGCAGAGTTGTTGATCACCAAGCTCGATTCATCTTTAACAGCGGTAAACAAGATCCTGAACCCTAACTTTCAGAAAAACATCGATCGCAGCTTCATGAGCATCGCCAACTCTTTGCAAACGCTTGAAGGAACTACAAAAAAGATCGATCATCTTGTTGGTGCACAAAGCGGCCATATCGATGCCATTTTAACCAATGCTGAGGTAGTATCAGGCAATTTAAAAACAAGCACTGCACACCTTAACGGCATGACCGCTAACTTTGAAAAAGTAAGTAATGATGTAGCTGCAGCCAACCTGAAACAAACGCTTGATAACGCCAACAAAGCCATGGCCGATTTACAGGCAACAATCGCCAAGATCAACGCCGGTCAGGGTTCATTGGGTTTATTGCTTAACGACGATAAGATGTACAAAAACCTTACCGATGCATCAAATAACCTCAATAACCTGTTTATTGATTTGAAAGCGCATCCAAAACGCTACGTAAGCTTCTCAGTATTCGGTGGTAAAAAAGACTAAAGAAGAGCATGAAGCTGAATGCATAAAGCATAAAGCTTTAAAAACTATTCTATAAAAAAGGTTTTCCCCTCAATTGCAAGTTCAGTTGAGGGGAAATTTATTTTAGCCTCGTCCAGTAACTCGTTCAGGGTTTTATAACGGGCCGAAAAATGACCGATAAGCAGTTTCTTAGCATTGGTTTTTAAGGCTATCTCTCCTGCCTGTAATGCTGTAGTATGATGGGTTATAACAGCCCTATCAAGCATATCATTTAAAAAGGTAGCCTCATGATATAGCAGCGTTGCGTTGGCAATTTGGGCTAAGTAGTTTTCATTATACATCGTATCGGAGCAGTAAGCATACGTTTTTGGCTCCGCCGAATCGATAGTTAAATCTTCATTTTTGTAGACATTCCCCTTCTCATCAGTATAATCACCGCCTTTTTTTAATATCGAGTAATAGGCTACGGAGATATCAAGGTTTTCAATTTTCTCTTTGATCAGTTTGCGAAGTCGTTTCTTCTCCCTGAATAAAAAACCGGTGCAGGCAATACGATGATCAAGCGGTATGGTTTCAATAGTAACGTCATTATTGCTGACCACTACTTCCCTTTGCTGCGCGTTAGTAAAAACATATTCAACAGGGAATTGAAGCTCGGTATCTGAATATCTTAACTGCAGATCAATGATCTCCTTCAATGGTTCGGGGCAAACCAGCTTAAGCCCCTTTTTACGCCCGTTGAGGTGCATGGATGACAATAAGCCTACCAGGCCTAAATAATGATCGCCGTGAAGATGACTGATGAAAATGTGATCAATGCGACTGGCTTTGACATCAAAGCGGAGCATTTGTTGCTGCGTGCCTTCGCCGCAGTCTATTAAATACAGGCGCTCATTGATATTGAGCACCTGTGAAGTGGGATTTCTGTTAAAGATGGGAGTTGCGGAGCTGCTTCCAAGTATTGTTACCTCAAATTTCATAATAGGTAAACAATCAAATGGTTTATCTTGCTTCCTTTTTTAACTCTTTTTCAATCTCTTCCATAAAAATAAGATCGACACCTTCTTCGGCAGTTGGTACAATGGTTAATACATTATCCAATTGTGATATGGTTATTAAACGTGCAACCGCATCATTTAATCCAGCCAGAATGAAGGAACCTGTAGCATTTTTACACAAGCGATGACCAACCAGTAAACTGCTTAAACCTGATGAATCGGCATATTTAACTTGCGACAAGTCAAGAATGATGTTGCGCTGACCTTCGGTATTGATCAGTATCAATTCAGATTTTAACTGAGGAGTTACTATTGAATTTAATTTTGATTCATTAAGCTTCAATAATATATATTTCTCGTGTTTATCTACAGTAAATTTCATTCTTATTAAATTTAATAAGCTAAGATAAATATTTTATGGATATTTTAAAATTACATAACACTCAAGGCGTTATTAATTGCTGTTTCAACACGGGTTAGTACACTGCCTTCGGCAGGTTTAACAAATGCTTCGCCAATAATCTTTTCATAAAGCTCAATGTAACGCTCAGATATCGAATTAACAATCTCCTCGGTCATAACCGGTACCACCTGTTCGTCTTTACCCTGGAAACCATTTTCGATAAGCCATCTGCGTACAAACTCTTTCGAAAGCTGTTTTTGCGGTTCACCTTTTTGCTGGCGTTCTTCGTATCCTTCTTTATAAAAATATCTTGATGAATCAGGTGTGTGGATCTCGTCAATCAGATAGATCTGACCATCAACCTTACCAAATTCATATTTAGTATCAACCAATATTAAACCTTGTTTAGCTGCAATTTCGGTGCCGCGTTTAAACAGCGCCTGGGTATAAGCTTCAAGTTTCACATAATCTTCTTCAGATACGATACCTCTTGCCAGGATTTCCTCGCGTGAAATATCTTCATCGTGCCCTACCGATGCCTTTGTAGTTGGCGTAATGATTGGCTCGGGCAGGATATCGTTTTCTTTTAAACCTTCGGGCAAAGCCACACCGCATACATGGTGCCTGCCTGCTGCATACTCACGCGCGGCATGGCCGGCAAGGTAACCGCGGATCACCATCTCCACCTTAAACGGCTCACAAATGCGACCAATAGTAACGCTCGGATCCGGAACTGAAATAACCCAGTTTGGAACAATATCTTTTGTAGCCTCCAAAAAACGGGCGGCAATCTGGTTAAGCACCTGCCCTTTGTAAGGAATAGCTTCAGGCAATACAACATCAAAGGCCGAAATACGGTCACTAACAACCATGGCCAGGTATTTATTATCTATAGTGTAAACATCGCGTACTTTCCCCTTGTAAAAAGCAGTCTGTCCCGGAAAGTTAAAATGTGTTTCTTTTATTGAGTTCATTGTTTTTAGTTCATGGTTGATAGTTGAAAGTTCATAGCTGATTTGCATTTTTACTATGAACTATCAACCATGAACTATAAACTAATCGCTAATTACTGTATATCCCCGTAGGCTTCTAATATTCGTTTTACTAATTTGTGCCTTACCACGTCCTCACCGCTCAGGTATACTATTTCGATGCCTTTAATATCGGTCAGGATCCTTAAAGCGGTATGTAAGCCCGACTGTTGTTTTTTAGGTAAATCTATCTGGGTTACGTCGCCGGTTACTATGAATTTGGCTGATGGCCCCATACGGGTCAGGAACATTTTCAGCTGCATATCGGTAGCATTCTGGGCTTCGTCCAAAATAACAAAACAGTTATCAAGGGTACGACCACGCATAAATGCCAGCGGAGCAATTTCGATAGTACGGTTCTCCAGGTAAACCTTAAGTTTCTCGGCCGGGATCATATCGTCAAGCGCGTCATACAAAGGCCTCAGGTAAGGGTCGATCTTTTCTTTAAGGTCGCCCGGTAAAAAACCAAGGTTCTCCCCTGCTTCAACCGCCGGCCGGGTTAATATGATACGTTTAATTTCTTTGTTCTTTAACGCCCTTACCGCCAAAGCAACAGCGGTATAGGTTTTACCGGTACCGGCAGGGCCAATGGCAAACAGGATATCGCTCTTGTTGATACTATCAACCATACGACGCTGATTGGTAGTACGCGCCCTAACCATAATGCCGTTAGGACCAAACACAATCACTTCGCCGCTTGCAAACTTATCGGCAACAGCCGGTTCAGCATTTGCGGCGTTGTTACTGGCCTTTGAACCCAGGATCCGCTCGAGGTCGGTTATATTGAGATTTTCAAATTTCTCAACATGATTTATCAGGTGAGTGAATTTTTCCTGAAAAATATTCAATTCATTATCATCGCCCAAAACTTTTACTTCACTGCCTCTGGCAACTATTTTAAGCTTGGGGTATTGCTTCTTAATGATCTCAAAATGATCATTATTCGGGCCCCACAATACTGCAGGGTTTACGTTTTCAATTGATAGCTTAAGCTCGTTCAATACTAATTTGATTTTTTAGTTACAGATTTTTATGAATTAAAAATTGAATATTTGTAGCTTCAAATGCTACTACAAGATTAGCAATAAATATTTATAAAATTAATGGCAATTATAACATTAACTACTGATTTAGGCGATAAAGATATTTACCAGGCTGCGTTAAAAGGCAGTATCTACAAATTGTTGCCTACAGTAAATATTGTTGATATTACCAACAACGTAGCCGCATTTAACGTACAGCAGGCTGCTTTTATACTTAAAAACAGTTTCCACTACTTTCCGGAAGATACCGTGCACCTTATTGGTATTGATACTGTTTATAACGACCATACAAAGTATCTCGCCATCCGCTATAAAAAACACTATTTTGTAGGAGCAGATAATGGCATTTTTTCGCTAATGTTTGATGAGGCACCGGAAGAGATTGTAGAGATCAACATTATGCAGGACCTTAAATTTCTGCATTTTCCGCTGGCAGATGTTTTTGTAAAAACGGCCTGCCATTTGGCCAAGGGCGGCAAGCTTGATGAAATAGGTTTGCCTGTAAATGATATCGAAAACAAAATGA includes:
- a CDS encoding competence/damage-inducible protein A, which encodes MLAEIITIGDEILIGQIVDTNSAWMATELNKIGLRVKQISSISDDREHILKALAEAASRANVIFITGGLGPTKDDITKKTLAEYFDVDLVENKEALVNVERIFAKYNRPLLEVNKQQALVPANCEIVLNENGTAPGMWFNHNGVIYVSMPGVPFEMMYMMEEQVLPKLKATLKFPTIIHKTLLTVGEGESFLAERIVDIENDLPPHIKLAYLPKLGQVRLRLSAFGENEATLQQEVNAFAARLIERIGLPFVIDQDITLEKALLDIMEANNFTLSVAESCTGGYLSHLFTQHPGSSHVFLGGAVSYSYELKESILGVKNETLWQHGAVSEETVKEMVEGALLNFKSDLAIAITGVAGPGGGTEDKPVGTVWIAVAGKGKSLIKKHIFGTKRRQNIERSAIAALSMLNTLLTEIKK
- a CDS encoding putative LPS assembly protein LptD is translated as MKFITFFFLLAIILIVNGLANAGTILNGSHNGRPLRDTIIKLDSLRDKKLLKGKKSGSITPLRNGKPVNSLPGNDTTKKNKSGIQSEIKATAEDSIYSDRENQINYFYGKARVTYEDFELDADYIRVDEKNHLVFASGSIDPRTHQYIRRPIMKQKTDKPVASDSLLFNYQTKKVKIYNPASEQEGNFISGGQAKKLNDDEVAYRNVIFSTCDLPYPDTHFGIVITRGIGEKKRIISGPAYLEIEGIPLPLGIPFGFFPKPDTRTSGVILPTFGEDNTLGFYLKGLGYYIGINDYLDLTTTGSIYSKGSYELSSTARYLKRYKYTGNVTLSFGSHNYGLEGDPATKDAHIYWSHVQDANANPGSTFSASVDAGTSGFFRNTPSATNYNPTALAQSSLRSSIAYGKTWAGTPFNLSIGISHSQDIARKTVNIELPTIAFGMSSINPFDSKDRVGEQKWYQKITVSYNLVGTNKLNDIPEAQLFKSETLSKRLQNGFQHTIPVSLGLNVFKYFQFNNSINYTERWYFQSINERFERGSIAGSNQLVIDTVPGFKRAGEYSISTGLSTKLYATMNFKHGNLKAIRHVATPSISFSYRPDFSDPSFGYYKTAVSTATVPYPYTYQKYSIFQNGVYGGPSAGKQAGLNFSVDNTIEAKVKAKSSDTSGTDRKITILQGLSFSTFYNFAADSMKLSDISFSGHTAIFNQKLSISFSGVFSPYVTKVSDSISNNTIVKTSRYINRYAWQDGKFPTLTGLNISMGGSLNSTKATPGNAALNTIATMNTSQAQRLALVNSDPNAYVDFNVPWNISLNYSFSYQNYLNNKNTSNTLQISGDVNLTQKWKIQYTTTYDIKAAKFASATSFSIYRDLHCWDMAFQWIPFGVYKMYNVTLKVKASILQDLKLSKRSDYNPQSSFY
- a CDS encoding N-acetylmuramoyl-L-alanine amidase; translated protein: MKNKALKRLIYSLWVLLVLLSFFPFKSYSSNLTNSVPPQSDTVVNSTGFKIKTIIIDPGHGGKPSASTGHYSHGASGSYSSERNVTLAIGFKLQAAIEKELTGVKAVMTRTTEDDVSFERRAEIANENKGQLFISLHCNSLSDRTVREKVGTKRHKAVYRTVRVPDRSGKGVLILVYGLHRTREEESAIQKNQVGEESELDGGALDPNDPMTIILTNEYKRKFRQQSIKLATLINGEFTDTDGRRSEGIREQGIYVLCHSAMPSVLVETGYINNPDDEKYLNSEDGQNEIVASIIRALTSYKKEMEQVAQ
- a CDS encoding MlaD family protein is translated as MKISNETKIGALTAIAITILILGYSYLRGNDIFSGSNKYYAIYNSVEGLTVSKPVLVNGFQIGRISKMQLQPDGRTVVEFKIEPDVVVPKNTLAKLESTDLLGSKAIVFELGNSNVPAEDKDTLKADIQGSLAESLQPIQKKAELLITKLDSSLTAVNKILNPNFQKNIDRSFMSIANSLQTLEGTTKKIDHLVGAQSGHIDAILTNAEVVSGNLKTSTAHLNGMTANFEKVSNDVAAANLKQTLDNANKAMADLQATIAKINAGQGSLGLLLNDDKMYKNLTDASNNLNNLFIDLKAHPKRYVSFSVFGGKKD
- a CDS encoding ribonuclease Z, which produces MKFEVTILGSSSATPIFNRNPTSQVLNINERLYLIDCGEGTQQQMLRFDVKASRIDHIFISHLHGDHYLGLVGLLSSMHLNGRKKGLKLVCPEPLKEIIDLQLRYSDTELQFPVEYVFTNAQQREVVVSNNDVTIETIPLDHRIACTGFLFREKKRLRKLIKEKIENLDISVAYYSILKKGGDYTDEKGNVYKNEDLTIDSAEPKTYAYCSDTMYNENYLAQIANATLLYHEATFLNDMLDRAVITHHTTALQAGEIALKTNAKKLLIGHFSARYKTLNELLDEAKINFPSTELAIEGKTFFIE
- a CDS encoding STAS domain-containing protein; this translates as MKFTVDKHEKYILLKLNESKLNSIVTPQLKSELILINTEGQRNIILDLSQVKYADSSGLSSLLVGHRLCKNATGSFILAGLNDAVARLITISQLDNVLTIVPTAEEGVDLIFMEEIEKELKKEAR
- a CDS encoding phosphoribosylaminoimidazolesuccinocarboxamide synthase, with protein sequence MNSIKETHFNFPGQTAFYKGKVRDVYTIDNKYLAMVVSDRISAFDVVLPEAIPYKGQVLNQIAARFLEATKDIVPNWVISVPDPSVTIGRICEPFKVEMVIRGYLAGHAAREYAAGRHHVCGVALPEGLKENDILPEPIITPTTKASVGHDEDISREEILARGIVSEEDYVKLEAYTQALFKRGTEIAAKQGLILVDTKYEFGKVDGQIYLIDEIHTPDSSRYFYKEGYEERQQKGEPQKQLSKEFVRRWLIENGFQGKDEQVVPVMTEEIVNSISERYIELYEKIIGEAFVKPAEGSVLTRVETAINNALSVM
- a CDS encoding PhoH family protein, which gives rise to MNELKLSIENVNPAVLWGPNNDHFEIIKKQYPKLKIVARGSEVKVLGDDNELNIFQEKFTHLINHVEKFENLNITDLERILGSKASNNAANAEPAVADKFASGEVIVFGPNGIMVRARTTNQRRMVDSINKSDILFAIGPAGTGKTYTAVALAVRALKNKEIKRIILTRPAVEAGENLGFLPGDLKEKIDPYLRPLYDALDDMIPAEKLKVYLENRTIEIAPLAFMRGRTLDNCFVILDEAQNATDMQLKMFLTRMGPSAKFIVTGDVTQIDLPKKQQSGLHTALRILTDIKGIEIVYLSGEDVVRHKLVKRILEAYGDIQ
- a CDS encoding S-adenosyl-l-methionine hydroxide adenosyltransferase family protein; protein product: MAIITLTTDLGDKDIYQAALKGSIYKLLPTVNIVDITNNVAAFNVQQAAFILKNSFHYFPEDTVHLIGIDTVYNDHTKYLAIRYKKHYFVGADNGIFSLMFDEAPEEIVEINIMQDLKFLHFPLADVFVKTACHLAKGGKLDEIGLPVNDIENKMNLQPVIEKNLIKGVVIYIDSFQNVITNITKEFFNNVQQGRRFVLNFKRNETINHLSWHYNEVPVGEKLCLFGISDHLEIAINKGNASGLLGLNLNDKVIIEFQ